Proteins encoded by one window of Sulfurimonas hongkongensis:
- the trpB gene encoding tryptophan synthase subunit beta, with amino-acid sequence MYIPKASKFDPSEDGHFGTFGGRYVPETLMPALIKLKKEYELIRFDENFWSEVDYYLKDYVGRPSPLYYAKNVSDELGAKIYLKREDLNHTGAHKVNNVIAQGLMAKRLGYKKIIAETGAGQHGVATATVCALLDLECEVFMGAKDVSRQELNVFRMKLLGAKVNAVTSGSCTLKDAMNEAIRHWVTNTRDTFYIIGTVAGPHPYPMMVRDFQSIIGYEARAQILQKENRLPDYVIACIGGGSNAIGTFQHFLEDKEVECIGVEAGGLGIETSKHGCSLKKGRPGVLHGQMSYTLQDEDGQITEAHSISAGLDYPGIGPEHSFHNDNKSVTYDNATDEEALEAFVWLSQKEGIIPAFESAHAIAYLKKIEDIKDKLIIVNLSGRGDKDMIQAKEILHFD; translated from the coding sequence ATGTATATTCCTAAAGCTTCAAAATTTGATCCAAGCGAAGATGGACATTTTGGTACATTTGGTGGTAGATACGTACCTGAAACACTTATGCCAGCTCTTATAAAACTTAAAAAAGAGTATGAATTAATCCGCTTTGATGAGAATTTTTGGAGTGAAGTCGATTACTACTTAAAAGATTATGTAGGTCGCCCTTCTCCACTCTACTATGCTAAAAATGTCTCAGATGAGCTAGGTGCAAAAATCTACCTAAAAAGAGAAGATTTAAACCACACAGGTGCCCATAAAGTAAACAATGTAATAGCCCAAGGTCTGATGGCTAAAAGGCTCGGATATAAAAAAATCATAGCTGAGACTGGAGCTGGCCAACATGGTGTTGCTACTGCTACAGTCTGTGCACTACTAGATTTAGAGTGCGAAGTTTTTATGGGAGCTAAAGATGTATCTAGGCAAGAGTTAAATGTTTTTCGCATGAAACTTCTAGGTGCTAAAGTAAATGCAGTTACAAGTGGTTCTTGTACTCTAAAAGATGCGATGAATGAAGCTATACGTCACTGGGTTACAAACACTAGGGATACTTTTTATATCATAGGAACAGTGGCAGGTCCACATCCATATCCAATGATGGTAAGAGATTTTCAATCCATCATCGGCTATGAGGCAAGAGCTCAAATACTCCAAAAAGAGAACCGCTTACCAGACTATGTGATAGCATGTATTGGTGGTGGCTCAAACGCGATAGGAACATTTCAACACTTCTTAGAAGACAAAGAAGTTGAGTGCATCGGTGTTGAAGCTGGAGGCTTAGGCATCGAGACATCTAAACACGGCTGCTCACTAAAAAAAGGTCGCCCTGGTGTACTGCATGGTCAGATGAGTTATACACTTCAAGATGAAGATGGGCAGATTACAGAGGCTCACTCTATCTCGGCTGGACTTGACTACCCGGGCATTGGACCTGAACACTCTTTTCATAACGACAACAAGTCTGTAACATATGACAACGCAACAGATGAGGAGGCTCTTGAAGCTTTTGTATGGCTAAGTCAAAAAGAGGGAATCATCCCAGCATTTGAGAGTGCACACGCTATTGCTTATCTTAAAAAGATAGAAGATATAAAAGACAAACTCATCATAGTAAACCTCTCAGGTAGAGGTGATAAAGATATGATACAAGCAAAAGAGATACTTCATTTTGACTAG